The Argopecten irradians isolate NY chromosome 4, Ai_NY, whole genome shotgun sequence genome has a window encoding:
- the LOC138320853 gene encoding protein C10-like, giving the protein MAAPIHNFSVQDCKAALNDVLEAFLLPENASRIKEAKESAGNDMLRAMQIVFPAVTQIQMDVIERYGFTADGDGVIRFTQTVKAFEKQDPEIAQLNQELKSWLIPPVSLSSSDGTDTSGTS; this is encoded by the exons ATGGCTGCGCCCATACACAATTTTTCTGTTCAAGATTGTAAag CTGCGTTAAATGATGTCCTTGAAGCATTCCTGCTTCCTGAAAATGCTTCAAGGATAAAGGAAGCGAAGGAGAGTGCTGGTAATGATATGCTTCGAGCCATGCAGATTGTGTTCCCAGCTGTTACACAGATCCAGATGGATGTGATAGAGAGATATGGCTTTACTGCAGATGGCGATG GTGTGATCAGGTTCACCCAGACTGTGAAAGCCTTTGAGAAACAGGACCCAGAGATCGCTCAGCTGAACCAGGAGCTGAAGTCATGGCTCATTCCCCCAGTATCCCTCTCATCATCAGATGGAACCGACACTTCTGGCACATCCTAA
- the LOC138322144 gene encoding eukaryotic translation initiation factor 3 subunit G-like has translation MPSIEEPKSFSWAEQVEQGEDGALPPSSEDIDEAKGIKIITDFKYNDEGKMVKMVKTFKIEHRRVPKTVAKRKNWRKFGAAENDPPGPNSANTIVQVEEIPMQFVHNEEVMKLYVTSYRDGEQSEFPQTLSPDRHPDMLPKFKICDIPRATDTTRKYMWSSPQGGL, from the exons ATGCCGTCGATCGAAGA aCCTAAAAGTTTTAGCTGGGCCGAGCAGGTGGAACAGGGCGAGGATG GTGCCCTTCCACCCTCTTCTGAAGACATTGATGAAGCTAAGGGTATTAAAATCATCACAGATTTTAAATACAATGATGAAGGAAAGATGGTCAAG aTGGTGAAAACCTTCAAAATTGAACACAGAAGAGTTCCAAAAACAGTTGCCAAGAGGAAA AACTGGCGTAAGTTTGGAGCAGCAGAGAATGACCCGCCAGGTCCTAATTCAGCCAACACTATAGTTCAGGTGGAAGAAATCCCAATGCAGTTTGTCCATAACGAGGAG GTTATGAAATTATATGTAACATCATACCGTGACGGAGAACAGTCCGAGTTTCCTCAGACCCTGTCACCAGACAGACATCCCGACATGTTACctaaatttaaaatatgtgatattcCGCGGGCTACAGACACAACAAGGAAGTATATGTGGTCGTCACCACAGGGAGGTTTATAA